One window from the genome of Cronobacter malonaticus LMG 23826 encodes:
- the pcoA gene encoding multicopper oxidase PcoA: MLLKTSRRTFLKGLTLSGVAGSLGVWSFNARSSLSLPVAASLQGTQFDLTIGETAVNITGSERQAKTINGGLPGPVLRWKEGDTITLKVKNRLNEQTSIHWHGIILPANMDGVPGLSFMGIEPDDTYVYTFKVKQNGTYWYHSHSGLQEQEGVYGAIIIDAREPEPFAYDREHVVMLSDWTDENPHSLLKKLKKQSDYYNFNKPTVGSFFRDVNTRGLSATIADRKMWAEMKMNPTDLADVSGYTYTYLMNGQAPLKNWTGLFRPGEKIRLRFINGSAMTYFDIRIPGLKMTVVAADGQYVNPVTVDEFRIAVAETYDVIVEPQGEAYTIFAQSMDRTGYARGTLATREGLSAAVPPLDPRPLLTMEDMGMGGMGHDMAGMDHSQMGGMDNSGEMMSMDGADLPDSGTSSAPMDHSSMAGMDHSRMAGMPGMQSHPASETDNPLVDMQAMSVSPKLNDPGIGLRNNGRKVLTYADLKSRFEDPDGREPGRTIELHLTGHMEKFAWSFNGIKFSDAAPVLLKYGERLRITLINDTMMTHPIHLHGMWSDLEDENGNFMVRKHTIDVPPGTKRSYRVTADALGRWAYHCHLLYHMEMGMFREVRVEE; encoded by the coding sequence ATGCTGTTGAAAACGTCTCGACGAACTTTCCTGAAGGGGTTAACCCTCTCTGGCGTAGCCGGAAGTCTTGGCGTATGGAGTTTCAATGCGCGTTCCAGTCTGAGCCTGCCAGTTGCCGCATCCCTGCAGGGTACTCAGTTTGACCTGACCATTGGTGAAACGGCCGTCAATATCACGGGCAGTGAGCGTCAGGCCAAAACAATCAATGGAGGCCTGCCGGGGCCCGTTCTTCGCTGGAAAGAAGGTGACACCATTACCCTGAAGGTCAAAAACCGTCTTAATGAACAGACGTCCATTCACTGGCACGGCATTATTCTTCCGGCCAATATGGATGGTGTTCCGGGGCTGAGTTTTATGGGCATAGAGCCTGATGATACCTACGTTTACACCTTTAAGGTTAAGCAGAACGGGACTTACTGGTACCACAGCCATTCCGGTCTGCAGGAACAGGAGGGGGTATACGGTGCCATTATCATCGATGCCAGGGAGCCAGAACCGTTTGCTTACGATCGTGAGCATGTGGTCATGTTGTCTGACTGGACCGATGAAAATCCTCACAGCCTGCTGAAAAAATTAAAAAAACAGTCGGATTACTACAATTTCAATAAACCAACCGTTGGCTCTTTTTTCCGCGACGTGAATACCAGGGGGCTGTCAGCCACCATTGCCGATCGGAAAATGTGGGCTGAAATGAAAATGAATCCGACTGACCTCGCGGATGTCAGTGGCTACACCTACACCTATCTCATGAACGGGCAGGCCCCGCTGAAAAACTGGACCGGACTGTTCCGTCCCGGTGAAAAGATACGCTTACGGTTTATCAACGGCTCGGCAATGACCTATTTCGATATCCGTATCCCCGGGCTGAAAATGACGGTCGTGGCTGCAGATGGCCAGTATGTAAACCCGGTTACCGTTGACGAATTCAGGATTGCCGTTGCCGAAACCTATGATGTCATTGTGGAGCCTCAGGGTGAGGCCTATACCATCTTCGCACAATCCATGGACAGGACCGGTTACGCTCGAGGGACACTGGCCACGAGAGAGGGGTTAAGTGCTGCCGTTCCCCCCCTCGATCCCCGTCCTCTGTTGACCATGGAAGATATGGGTATGGGGGGAATGGGACATGATATGGCAGGAATGGACCACAGCCAGATGGGAGGCATGGATAACAGCGGAGAGATGATGTCTATGGACGGTGCTGACCTTCCGGATAGCGGGACATCCTCCGCGCCCATGGATCACAGCAGCATGGCCGGTATGGATCATTCCCGGATGGCCGGAATGCCGGGTATGCAAAGTCATCCTGCGTCAGAAACGGATAACCCACTGGTTGATATGCAGGCGATGAGCGTCTCTCCGAAATTAAATGATCCGGGTATTGGTCTTCGAAATAACGGAAGAAAGGTTCTCACGTACGCGGATTTGAAAAGCCGCTTTGAGGATCCTGACGGACGTGAACCTGGCCGTACCATAGAACTGCATTTAACCGGCCACATGGAAAAGTTTGCCTGGTCATTTAACGGAATCAAGTTTTCAGATGCCGCACCGGTGCTGCTGAAATACGGTGAGCGGCTCAGGATCACGCTGATCAACGATACCATGATGACTCACCCCATTCACCTGCATGGTATGTGGAGCGATCTGGAAGATGAAAACGGTAATTTCATGGTTCGTAAACACACAATAGATGTTCCCCCTGGTACAAAACGCAGTTACAGAGTGACAGCAGATGCGCTTGGCCGCTGGGCGTATCACTGCCATTTGCTCTATCACATGGAAATGGGAATGTTTCGTGAAGTCCGGGTGGAGGAATGA